One window of the Longimicrobiaceae bacterium genome contains the following:
- a CDS encoding M13 family metallopeptidase, with protein MKDRMGRAGRALLASLLLGATVSTVSAQSSVNAPPRLHGIDTTTFDRSIRPQDDFFRFANGRWLQTAKIPNDRATYGAFVELDDRSREALRAILEESAAAGHPAGSIPQKVGDFYASFMDSAAVERLGIQPLRSELERIEALRDHAELPELLAHLAEIGVQSPISLYVSLDARQATRYVVYLSQSGLGLPDRDYYLREDEKLIAAQKAYQAYAETLLRLVGSSDPAGGAERVLTFETALAERHWDRTRNRDREATYNAFTLEQLDRNAEHFSWSTFLTDLQADRTPILVVRQPDYFQALDSLVATTPLETWRDYLTVKLLDAYAEYLSSEFDRARFEYRGRTLQGLAEQMPRWRRGVQATETALGMQLGQLYVERHFRAEAKERMDELVRNLLAAFRDGIDQLEWMSPATREEAQQKLAKIRVKIGYPEVWPEHEGLEVRRGDLVGNVMRARRFQFEDMISDLGQPIDEHKWAMTPQTVNAYYHPTLNEIVFPAAILQPPFFDVEADDAVNYGAIGAVIGHEISHGFDDQGRRSDGDGNLRDWWTPEDAAAFEARANRLAEQYSAYEPLDGMRINGRLTLGENIGDLSGLAVAYDAYQRSLGGKEPPVINGLTGDQRFFLGWAQIWRTLYRDEALRQRLLTDPHSPGEFRVNGVLRNLDEFHAAFNVQPGDGMYLPPEERVKIW; from the coding sequence ATGAAGGACCGCATGGGGCGCGCAGGGCGCGCCCTTCTCGCCAGCCTGCTCCTCGGGGCCACGGTCTCGACGGTGAGCGCACAGAGCAGCGTCAACGCTCCGCCACGCCTCCACGGCATCGACACGACGACTTTCGACCGGTCAATCCGCCCGCAGGACGACTTCTTCCGCTTCGCCAACGGCCGCTGGCTGCAGACCGCCAAGATCCCGAACGACCGCGCCACCTACGGCGCCTTCGTCGAGCTGGATGACCGGAGCCGCGAGGCACTCCGTGCCATCCTCGAGGAGTCGGCGGCTGCCGGCCACCCCGCCGGCTCGATTCCGCAGAAGGTGGGGGACTTCTACGCCAGCTTCATGGACTCCGCGGCGGTCGAGCGGCTCGGAATCCAGCCGCTTCGGTCCGAGCTGGAGCGCATCGAAGCGCTGCGGGATCACGCGGAGCTGCCGGAGCTGCTGGCTCATCTGGCCGAGATCGGCGTGCAGAGTCCGATCAGCCTGTACGTGAGCCTCGACGCGCGGCAGGCCACACGCTACGTGGTATACCTGAGCCAGTCGGGTCTGGGGCTTCCCGATCGCGACTACTACCTGCGCGAGGACGAGAAGCTGATCGCGGCGCAAAAGGCTTACCAGGCCTACGCGGAGACGTTGCTGCGGCTGGTGGGGTCGAGCGACCCCGCAGGCGGGGCGGAGCGAGTGCTCACCTTCGAGACGGCGCTAGCGGAGCGGCACTGGGATCGGACCCGTAACCGAGACCGCGAGGCAACCTACAACGCCTTCACATTGGAGCAGCTGGACAGGAACGCAGAGCACTTCTCCTGGTCAACCTTCTTGACCGACCTTCAGGCGGACAGGACCCCGATCCTGGTCGTGCGTCAGCCCGACTACTTCCAGGCGCTGGACAGCCTGGTCGCCACGACCCCGTTGGAGACCTGGAGGGACTACCTGACGGTCAAGCTCCTCGACGCCTACGCGGAGTATCTGAGCAGCGAATTCGACAGAGCGCGCTTCGAGTATCGCGGGCGGACGCTCCAGGGGTTGGCCGAGCAGATGCCGCGCTGGCGTCGCGGGGTGCAGGCTACGGAGACCGCTCTCGGCATGCAGTTGGGCCAACTCTACGTGGAACGCCACTTCCGGGCGGAAGCGAAGGAGCGAATGGACGAGTTGGTCCGGAACCTCCTGGCTGCGTTCCGTGACGGCATCGACCAGCTCGAGTGGATGAGCCCGGCCACCCGCGAGGAGGCCCAGCAGAAGCTGGCCAAGATCAGGGTGAAGATCGGTTACCCGGAGGTGTGGCCCGAGCACGAAGGGCTGGAGGTCCGCCGCGGCGACCTGGTCGGCAACGTGATGCGGGCGAGGCGCTTCCAGTTCGAGGACATGATCAGCGACCTGGGCCAGCCCATCGACGAGCACAAGTGGGCGATGACGCCTCAGACGGTCAACGCGTACTACCACCCCACCCTCAACGAGATCGTCTTCCCCGCGGCGATTCTGCAGCCCCCCTTCTTCGATGTGGAGGCTGACGACGCCGTGAACTACGGCGCCATCGGGGCCGTGATCGGGCACGAGATCAGTCACGGCTTCGACGACCAGGGTCGCCGATCGGACGGAGACGGCAACCTGCGCGACTGGTGGACTCCCGAGGACGCCGCGGCCTTCGAGGCGCGGGCGAACCGGCTGGCGGAGCAGTACTCCGCCTACGAGCCGCTCGACGGGATGCGCATCAACGGACGCCTGACCCTCGGGGAGAACATCGGCGACCTCAGCGGGCTCGCGGTGGCCTATGACGCGTATCAGCGCTCACTCGGGGGGAAGGAGCCCCCCGTCATCAACGGTCTCACCGGCGATCAGCGCTTCTTCCTCGGCTGGGCGCAGATCTGGAGGACCCTTTACCGTGACGAAGCGTTGCGGCAGCGCTTGTTGACGGATCCGCATTCGCCCGGCGAGTTCCGGGTCAACGGTGTGCTCCGCAATCTCGACGAATTCCATGCGGCATTCAACGTCCAGCCCGGCGACGGGATGTACTTGCCGCCCGAAGAGCGGGTAAAAATCTGGTAG
- a CDS encoding CAP domain-containing protein — MRPGARYGWEWTTTAGLLVSASRAALAPLLLLTACATPPEVPAARDPLPAQPADPAPVSTPAAQRLETRIHQLVNARRTERGLPPLRWDPRIADVARAHSRAMASGRIPFGHQGFDARASAVRSFLPLASMAENVAYDSRSGDRLAARVVDDWLASSRHRENIEGDFTDTGIGAARAQDGLYYFTQIFVRRAPETERSD; from the coding sequence GACGACCACCGCGGGATTGCTCGTCAGCGCTTCGCGCGCAGCTCTGGCCCCCCTGCTGTTGCTGACCGCCTGTGCCACGCCACCGGAGGTCCCGGCGGCGCGAGACCCTCTTCCCGCCCAACCGGCTGATCCCGCGCCCGTATCCACCCCGGCGGCGCAGAGACTGGAGACCCGCATCCACCAACTCGTAAACGCGCGGCGCACGGAGCGGGGCCTGCCCCCCCTGCGGTGGGATCCTCGCATCGCCGACGTTGCGCGCGCGCACAGCCGCGCCATGGCCAGCGGGCGAATTCCCTTTGGACACCAGGGTTTTGACGCGCGGGCAAGCGCCGTCCGTAGCTTCCTTCCCCTGGCGTCCATGGCAGAGAACGTCGCCTATGACAGCCGATCGGGCGACCGGCTCGCCGCGAGGGTGGTCGACGACTGGCTCGCCAGCTCGAGACACCGCGAGAACATCGAGGGCGATTTCACCGATACCGGGATCGGTGCGGCCCGCGCCCAGGACGGGCTCTACTACTTCACCCAGATCTTCGTGCGGCGCGCGCCCGAGACGGAGCGAAGCGATTGA
- a CDS encoding zinc ribbon domain-containing protein yields MPRKRCPHCERTLPYAARRCVHCGWSMRAAMSPGGGARWWRRRSLWGTVIVAALLPGLGIGYRNAPRLADWYATFAAEHLPSAASSFAPAETEAGAYFYCVRQVARRMEGTFSVETFPGPEQSELITLADGRYRIASFVDETREDGRRVRYEFVCQVAFQRGRWLLERLDLSERFATPVGSGPALAVREF; encoded by the coding sequence ATGCCGCGGAAACGATGCCCCCACTGTGAGCGAACGCTTCCCTACGCGGCAAGGCGCTGCGTCCACTGCGGCTGGTCGATGCGGGCGGCGATGTCGCCGGGAGGTGGCGCGCGGTGGTGGAGGCGGCGCTCGCTGTGGGGAACAGTCATCGTGGCGGCATTGCTACCTGGCCTGGGGATCGGATACCGCAACGCCCCGCGGCTGGCCGACTGGTACGCCACCTTCGCGGCGGAACACCTCCCATCTGCAGCCTCTTCGTTCGCGCCCGCCGAAACCGAAGCCGGAGCTTACTTCTACTGCGTGCGGCAGGTCGCCCGTCGAATGGAAGGCACGTTCTCGGTCGAGACCTTTCCGGGCCCCGAGCAGAGCGAACTGATCACGCTCGCGGACGGTCGTTACCGCATCGCGTCGTTCGTGGACGAGACGCGTGAGGACGGGCGACGCGTCCGCTACGAGTTCGTCTGCCAGGTCGCCTTCCAGCGTGGCCGCTGGCTGCTCGAGAGGCTCGACCTCTCCGAGCGCTTCGCCACCCCGGTCGGCAGCGGCCCGGCGCTCGCCGTGCGCGAATTCTGA
- a CDS encoding MBL fold metallo-hydrolase codes for MGAPAHHRPGGGFRNPWPTANGDRQPSVLRWWWERRRQELPPDPAPDAFPRGRPRIEYPRARPGTLTATWVGHSTFLLQVGPLNVLTDPVWSERASPFRAAGPKRFTPPGVPFEDLPPIDAVLLSHDHYDHLDDPTVRALVRRYGDEITWFTPLGYADWFGRRGVRRLVELDWWQTATLGELEVRCLPAQHWSSRSPFVRFQRLWGSWSLRANDGFAVYFGGDSGWFPGYEQIGQSTGPFDLVLMPIGAYEPRWFMRQAHMNPEEAVRAYLELGGRGVLGAMHWGTFRLTDEDPLEPPRRLREAWISAGQKEADLWIARHGDTWTNRADWSLEGLAGGPRRLDP; via the coding sequence GTGGGAGCGCCCGCGCACCACCGCCCCGGGGGCGGTTTCCGCAATCCGTGGCCCACGGCCAACGGTGACCGACAGCCGAGCGTCCTGCGCTGGTGGTGGGAGCGGCGACGCCAGGAGCTCCCGCCCGACCCCGCGCCCGATGCGTTCCCGCGAGGGCGCCCTCGCATCGAGTACCCGCGGGCGCGGCCCGGCACGCTGACCGCCACCTGGGTCGGTCACTCCACCTTTCTGCTGCAGGTGGGGCCGCTCAACGTCCTCACCGACCCGGTGTGGAGTGAGCGCGCCTCCCCGTTCCGTGCCGCCGGGCCGAAGCGATTCACACCGCCGGGCGTGCCTTTCGAGGACCTTCCCCCGATCGACGCGGTTCTGCTCTCACACGACCACTACGACCATCTGGACGATCCCACAGTCCGGGCACTCGTCAGGCGGTATGGCGACGAGATCACCTGGTTCACCCCGCTCGGCTACGCGGATTGGTTCGGGCGACGCGGCGTGCGGCGGCTGGTGGAGCTGGACTGGTGGCAGACGGCGACCCTCGGTGAGCTCGAGGTTCGCTGCCTCCCCGCGCAGCACTGGAGCTCTCGCTCACCCTTTGTCCGCTTCCAGCGCCTCTGGGGATCCTGGTCCCTGCGCGCGAACGATGGGTTCGCCGTCTACTTCGGAGGAGACAGCGGCTGGTTCCCCGGGTACGAACAGATCGGGCAGAGCACAGGACCTTTCGACCTGGTGCTGATGCCGATCGGAGCGTACGAACCGCGCTGGTTCATGCGCCAGGCGCATATGAACCCGGAGGAGGCCGTCCGAGCATACCTCGAACTGGGGGGTCGGGGAGTTCTGGGGGCCATGCACTGGGGCACCTTCCGACTCACCGACGAAGATCCGCTCGAACCGCCCCGACGCCTGCGTGAGGCCTGGATCTCAGCCGGTCAGAAGGAAGCCGACCTGTGGATTGCGCGGCATGGGGACACGTGGACGAACCGCGCTGATTGGAGCCTGGAGGGACTCGCGGGGGGGCCGAGGCGCCTTGATCCTTGA
- a CDS encoding ABC transporter ATP-binding protein: MAQPQGSALAAPTGATKKRPSAAVVWREARDLLREHRKHLAIGFLLMLVSRAAGLVTPASSKYFLDDVIGRGRTDLLLPLAGAVGAATLVQALTAFLNSQVISVTGQRAITRMRRKVEARVVRLPVRFFDSTQTGILISRIMTDAEGIRNLVGTGIIQLVGSVLTSLFALVWLFWINWRLTIAILVLLIVFGATMSLAFSRLRPIFRERGAINAEVTGRLAETLGGIRIIKAYSTEKREDRVFTRGAHRLFRNIASTITGTSAVGAFGTVVVGAIGVLVILIGGRSLASGEMTIGGLFSYVIFTGLMAAPIIQIASIGTQISEAFAGLDRIREIMQMSTEADEDHGRSPLGRIEGEVEFRDVSFEYTPGVPVLRNVSFRAPAGSTTALVGSSGSGKSTLISLVMAFNRPMTGSVIVDGHNLENVRLRDYRTQLGVVLQENFLFDGTVYDNIRFARPDASQEEVEEAARIAHCDEFVRGFPDGYDTIVGERGIKLSGGQRQRIAIARAILADPRILILDEATSSLDSESEAMIQDGLRRLRHGRTTFVIAHRLSTIRSADQILVLEEGRIVERGTHAELMALGGRYRELHDRQYAWETDRFVNPGEELAGEDAPDPLAV, encoded by the coding sequence ATGGCCCAACCGCAAGGATCCGCGCTCGCGGCGCCCACAGGCGCGACGAAGAAGCGGCCTTCCGCCGCCGTCGTCTGGCGCGAAGCGCGCGACCTGCTACGCGAACACAGGAAGCACCTCGCGATCGGCTTCTTGCTGATGTTGGTCAGCCGCGCCGCCGGCCTCGTCACGCCTGCCAGCTCGAAGTACTTCCTCGATGATGTTATCGGCAGGGGACGGACAGATCTGCTCCTGCCCCTCGCGGGGGCGGTCGGCGCGGCTACGCTCGTCCAGGCCCTCACCGCGTTCCTGAACTCGCAGGTGATCAGCGTCACCGGACAACGGGCCATCACGCGGATGCGTCGCAAGGTGGAGGCCCGGGTAGTCCGCCTGCCGGTTCGCTTCTTCGACAGCACACAAACCGGGATCCTCATCTCCCGCATCATGACCGATGCCGAAGGCATCCGGAACCTGGTGGGGACCGGGATCATCCAGCTCGTGGGAAGCGTTCTCACCTCGCTGTTTGCGTTGGTCTGGCTGTTCTGGATCAACTGGCGTTTGACCATTGCCATCCTGGTGCTACTGATCGTCTTCGGGGCCACGATGAGCCTGGCCTTCTCGCGCCTGCGCCCGATCTTCCGCGAGCGCGGCGCGATCAACGCCGAAGTTACCGGCCGGCTGGCGGAGACTCTGGGCGGCATCCGCATCATCAAGGCATACAGCACCGAGAAGCGCGAGGATCGGGTCTTCACCCGCGGTGCCCACCGGCTCTTTCGCAATATCGCCAGCACCATCACCGGGACATCCGCCGTCGGCGCGTTCGGCACGGTGGTCGTGGGGGCAATCGGCGTGCTGGTGATCCTGATCGGCGGCCGCTCGCTCGCCAGCGGCGAGATGACCATCGGGGGCCTCTTCTCCTACGTCATCTTTACCGGCTTGATGGCCGCGCCGATCATCCAGATCGCGTCGATCGGCACGCAGATCAGCGAGGCTTTCGCCGGTCTCGACCGCATCCGCGAGATCATGCAGATGTCTACCGAGGCCGACGAGGACCACGGGCGGTCGCCGCTCGGACGGATCGAGGGAGAGGTGGAGTTCCGGGATGTCTCATTTGAGTACACTCCGGGCGTGCCGGTGCTCCGCAACGTCAGTTTCCGGGCACCCGCCGGATCCACCACCGCGCTCGTCGGCTCGAGCGGCTCGGGAAAGAGCACGCTCATCAGCCTGGTGATGGCGTTCAATCGCCCAATGACCGGCTCGGTGATCGTGGACGGTCACAACCTCGAGAACGTTCGACTCCGCGATTACCGGACCCAACTGGGCGTGGTGCTGCAGGAGAACTTCCTCTTCGACGGCACAGTCTACGACAACATCCGCTTCGCCCGACCGGACGCGTCTCAGGAAGAGGTGGAGGAAGCCGCGCGCATCGCGCACTGCGACGAGTTCGTGCGCGGCTTCCCGGACGGCTACGACACGATCGTGGGTGAGCGCGGAATCAAGCTCTCCGGTGGCCAGCGCCAGCGCATCGCCATCGCGCGGGCGATCCTGGCCGACCCGCGCATCCTCATCCTCGACGAGGCCACGAGCAGCCTGGACAGCGAGAGTGAGGCAATGATCCAGGACGGCCTCCGTCGGCTGCGGCACGGACGAACCACCTTCGTGATCGCGCACCGCCTGTCGACGATTCGCAGCGCCGACCAGATTCTCGTGCTCGAGGAGGGGAGAATCGTCGAGCGCGGGACGCACGCGGAGCTCATGGCCCTCGGCGGCCGCTACCGCGAGCTGCACGACCGCCAGTACGCCTGGGAGACCGATCGCTTCGTGAACCCCGGGGAGGAACTGGCGGGGGAGGACGCCCCTGATCCACTGGCAGTCTAG
- the idi gene encoding isopentenyl-diphosphate Delta-isomerase, which yields MGLRILASNPMTAKMNEREEQVILVDAADQPIGAAGKMEAHREGALHRAFSVFAVNPRGEILLQRRAEGKYHGGGLWSNSCCGHPRPGEATLAAAGRRLREELRVDAELEPVFVFTYRAEMEGGLIEHEIDHVFVGEIDQDPDPDPAEVSEWRWVTPHQIRAELRSSPDSFTPWFRAAFEGFEQRPRRARTLRN from the coding sequence ATGGGTCTGAGGATCCTGGCGAGCAACCCGATGACGGCGAAGATGAACGAAAGGGAGGAGCAGGTCATCCTGGTGGATGCAGCGGACCAACCGATCGGTGCCGCCGGCAAGATGGAGGCGCACCGAGAGGGCGCGCTGCATCGCGCCTTCTCGGTCTTCGCAGTGAACCCGCGAGGCGAGATCCTGCTGCAGCGCCGAGCCGAGGGGAAGTACCACGGAGGAGGTCTCTGGTCGAACAGCTGCTGCGGACACCCGCGGCCGGGAGAGGCGACGCTCGCCGCCGCCGGCCGCCGCCTGCGTGAGGAGCTCCGCGTCGATGCCGAGCTCGAGCCGGTGTTCGTCTTCACCTATCGGGCCGAGATGGAGGGCGGATTGATCGAACACGAGATCGACCACGTCTTCGTGGGCGAGATCGATCAGGATCCCGATCCGGACCCGGCGGAGGTGAGCGAGTGGCGCTGGGTCACACCCCACCAGATCCGTGCGGAGCTACGTTCCTCGCCTGACTCGTTCACCCCCTGGTTTCGTGCCGCCTTCGAGGGATTCGAACAGCGACCCCGCCGCGCGCGCACACTGCGCAACTGA
- a CDS encoding PA0069 family radical SAM protein encodes MQYLPIHGRGASFNPPNRFERLSYEPDPEWQDPDEPDPWRTTQYFRDAARTVLTRNNSPDVPFDVGLNPYRGCSHGCAYCFARPNHEYLGLSAGLDFESKIFVKLEAPELLRAELSSPRWNPEPIIMSGVTDPYQPAERRFRITRGCLEVLAEFRNPIAIITKNHLVTRDVDLLAELASHQAAIVNISITSLDPKLQRVMEPRTSIPKRRLAAVETLSRAGVPVNVMVAPVIPGLNDHEVPSILSAAAAAGARSAGFIPLRLPGAVAEIFQRWLSDHFPERKERVLNRIREIRGGRLNDPRFGSRMRGSGPYWEQMRAMFQAVIRREGLDQERPSLSTAAFRRPDPGGQLRLFSEP; translated from the coding sequence ATGCAGTACCTCCCGATTCATGGGCGCGGGGCGAGCTTCAATCCTCCCAATCGCTTCGAGCGGCTCTCGTACGAGCCGGATCCGGAGTGGCAAGATCCGGATGAGCCCGATCCGTGGCGGACTACGCAGTATTTCCGCGATGCCGCCCGCACCGTTCTCACGCGGAACAACAGCCCCGACGTTCCCTTCGATGTGGGGTTGAATCCCTACCGTGGGTGCAGTCACGGCTGCGCGTACTGCTTTGCCCGACCGAACCATGAGTATCTCGGCCTCTCCGCCGGTCTGGACTTCGAGTCGAAGATCTTCGTCAAGCTGGAAGCTCCCGAGCTGCTGAGGGCGGAGCTCTCTTCGCCGCGCTGGAATCCGGAGCCGATCATCATGAGCGGGGTGACCGACCCGTACCAGCCGGCGGAGCGGCGCTTCCGTATTACCCGCGGGTGTCTCGAGGTGCTGGCGGAGTTTCGTAATCCGATCGCGATCATCACCAAGAACCACCTGGTGACCCGCGACGTCGACCTGCTAGCGGAACTCGCGTCTCACCAGGCCGCGATCGTCAACATCTCTATCACCAGTCTGGACCCCAAGCTCCAGCGGGTCATGGAGCCGCGTACATCCATTCCCAAGCGGCGGCTGGCCGCAGTGGAAACGCTCTCCAGGGCGGGAGTCCCGGTGAACGTGATGGTGGCTCCGGTCATTCCCGGGCTCAACGACCATGAGGTTCCCTCGATTCTCTCCGCCGCGGCGGCGGCCGGTGCCCGCTCTGCGGGGTTCATCCCTCTGCGCTTGCCAGGCGCCGTTGCCGAGATCTTCCAGCGCTGGCTCTCGGATCACTTTCCCGAGCGCAAGGAGCGGGTGCTCAACCGGATCCGGGAGATCAGAGGGGGGCGGCTGAACGACCCACGCTTCGGATCGCGCATGCGAGGATCCGGACCGTACTGGGAGCAGATGCGCGCCATGTTCCAGGCCGTGATCCGCCGGGAGGGCCTGGACCAGGAGCGCCCCTCGCTCTCCACCGCCGCCTTCCGCCGACCCGATCCGGGCGGCCAGCTGCGCCTCTTCTCCGAGCCCTAG
- a CDS encoding serine/threonine-protein kinase, whose product MYGIEGLLAGRTLVDRYRIDEVIGRGGMGAVYRARDLRLNRAVAVKVISVAAPDVVAHERLRARFQREARAAAALHHPHVVAVYDYGTDGELGLDFLVMELLRGEDLATRLARKGPPALSTTLQILYQAARGLGAGHRAGLIHRDVKPGNLFLEPGDRVGEVQVRVLDFGIAEIAAVDGETMTHLTAFGRSPFSPAYASPEQLRGEQTLTPATDVFSLGAVGFQLLTGRRAFHTTDPREQIEQVAHAVATDLSRVAGLPTAVRICLERALAPSPADRFANAGAFAEAIGYALPSDPSFEPIAERPSFADVDRTLLVAESNGKPALHPSVEVTARPGTRFVTPVSRPPLVSSGPPPPREVIQFNQRIATSPPGISSASMRPVPRRGWVREAAIGLWNFLVTTVSFVLFGAIWLVAVEALNENDFEKLYLATASTVALTPFALHRLMGSRGSFRFALFASILASLATVYLLNDRGNGDIELVLAALFMAQLVAVILAEILTRRSVDEELEEELERLRKEAL is encoded by the coding sequence ATGTACGGAATCGAGGGTCTGCTCGCCGGTCGCACCCTGGTCGACCGATACCGCATCGACGAAGTCATCGGGCGCGGCGGTATGGGTGCGGTGTACCGGGCGCGCGATCTTCGGCTCAACCGCGCGGTCGCGGTGAAGGTGATCAGCGTCGCCGCGCCCGATGTGGTGGCGCACGAACGCTTGCGTGCCCGCTTCCAGCGCGAGGCTCGGGCCGCGGCGGCGCTGCACCACCCACACGTGGTAGCCGTTTACGACTACGGAACCGACGGCGAGCTGGGGCTGGATTTCCTGGTCATGGAGCTGCTGCGAGGGGAGGACCTCGCGACCCGCCTCGCGCGCAAAGGCCCACCGGCTCTCTCCACCACGCTGCAGATCCTTTACCAGGCCGCCCGAGGCCTGGGGGCCGGCCATCGCGCCGGGCTCATCCATCGTGACGTCAAGCCTGGCAACCTCTTTCTCGAGCCAGGAGATCGGGTAGGGGAGGTGCAGGTGCGCGTGCTCGATTTCGGTATCGCCGAGATCGCCGCGGTGGACGGCGAGACGATGACCCACCTCACCGCATTCGGGCGCTCGCCCTTCTCTCCGGCCTATGCATCCCCCGAGCAACTCCGTGGCGAGCAGACGCTGACCCCTGCCACCGACGTCTTCAGCCTCGGCGCGGTCGGCTTCCAGCTACTGACCGGCCGCCGCGCGTTCCACACCACGGACCCTCGTGAGCAGATCGAGCAGGTGGCGCACGCCGTAGCGACGGACCTGTCGCGCGTGGCGGGGTTGCCGACCGCGGTGCGAATCTGCCTCGAGCGGGCTCTGGCGCCCTCCCCCGCGGATCGCTTCGCCAATGCGGGGGCGTTTGCCGAGGCAATCGGCTATGCCCTGCCGTCGGATCCCAGCTTCGAACCGATCGCGGAGCGTCCGTCGTTCGCCGATGTCGACCGCACGCTGCTGGTCGCCGAATCGAACGGGAAGCCGGCCCTTCATCCGAGCGTGGAGGTGACCGCGCGCCCCGGCACGCGGTTCGTCACTCCCGTTTCTCGCCCCCCTCTGGTCTCGAGCGGTCCGCCTCCACCGCGCGAGGTGATCCAGTTCAATCAGCGCATCGCCACGTCGCCGCCTGGCATCAGCTCCGCGTCGATGCGCCCCGTGCCCAGGCGCGGGTGGGTGCGCGAGGCGGCCATCGGTCTCTGGAACTTCCTGGTGACCACGGTCTCCTTCGTGCTCTTCGGCGCCATCTGGCTCGTGGCGGTCGAGGCTCTGAACGAGAACGACTTCGAAAAGCTCTATCTGGCCACGGCCTCCACCGTCGCTCTCACCCCCTTCGCCCTCCACCGCCTGATGGGAAGCCGCGGAAGCTTCCGCTTCGCCCTCTTCGCATCCATTCTCGCCTCTCTGGCCACGGTGTATCTGCTCAACGATCGGGGCAACGGCGACATCGAGCTGGTGCTCGCGGCGCTCTTCATGGCGCAGCTGGTGGCGGTCATTCTGGCCGAAATTCTCACCCGCCGCTCTGTCGACGAGGAGCTGGAAGAAGAGCTCGAAAGACTTCGCAAGGAAGCCCTCTAA
- a CDS encoding trypsin-like peptidase domain-containing protein, producing the protein MKRAHELRTSLRAGGTLPLILLLTLGACRASPAVQAEPTERVQSVVDDLEPATDTLRITQLQQELDGSRRNAIVLAAERVGPAVVSVNTVRRERVMPRSIFEQLLIPHGYEQQSAGMGSGFIIHESGLVVTNEHVVRGATEIFVTLPDGRDFDATIVGVDETTDLAVLQLDLSTNQSGPLPVAPLGTSEDLLIGEWVVAIGNPLGFLLANTEPTVTVGVVSAVGRNIIPNGDSRGYYLDMIQTDASINPGNSGGPLVNGLGQVIGVNSSIISQGGGSEGLGFAIPIDRVRRVVRDLVENGAVRHAWIGADVEPMNRQIRRRSDVRIARVVPGSPADRAGLRVGMVVSSAAGREIRTPLDWQAAMLRSRVGEPMEIVVSEPRSATFRVVPADLPSVSAERIQALNGFQLITVTPAIQAERGVRSDQGALIVDLPENAQGLGLREGDVILQINRMRIRSAEEAAAALQSVGRGAVIMYFERNGQLGSAQFLIR; encoded by the coding sequence GTGAAGAGAGCACACGAACTGAGGACGAGCCTCCGGGCGGGTGGAACTCTCCCGCTGATCCTTCTCCTGACCCTCGGGGCCTGCCGCGCCAGCCCCGCGGTCCAGGCGGAGCCGACGGAGCGCGTCCAGAGCGTCGTCGACGACCTCGAGCCGGCGACTGATACGCTCCGCATCACCCAGCTCCAACAGGAGCTGGATGGCTCCCGTCGCAACGCCATCGTGCTCGCGGCCGAGCGGGTGGGCCCCGCCGTCGTCAGTGTGAACACTGTCCGGCGCGAGCGGGTGATGCCCCGCTCCATTTTCGAGCAGCTTTTGATCCCGCACGGCTACGAGCAACAAAGCGCGGGGATGGGCTCCGGGTTCATCATCCACGAGAGCGGGCTGGTGGTCACGAATGAGCACGTCGTGCGGGGCGCGACCGAGATCTTCGTCACCCTTCCCGATGGACGCGACTTCGACGCGACCATCGTCGGGGTGGACGAGACGACCGATCTGGCGGTGCTGCAGCTCGACCTGAGCACGAACCAGAGTGGCCCGCTTCCAGTCGCTCCCCTGGGGACCAGCGAAGACCTGCTCATCGGTGAGTGGGTGGTGGCGATCGGGAATCCGCTCGGGTTCCTGCTGGCCAACACCGAGCCGACCGTCACGGTGGGGGTGGTGAGCGCCGTGGGGCGCAACATCATTCCCAACGGCGACTCGCGGGGCTACTACCTCGACATGATCCAGACCGACGCGTCCATCAACCCGGGCAACTCCGGCGGGCCGCTGGTGAACGGGCTCGGACAGGTGATCGGCGTGAACTCGTCGATCATTTCCCAGGGGGGTGGAAGTGAGGGACTCGGCTTCGCGATCCCCATCGACCGGGTCCGGCGGGTGGTTCGCGATCTGGTCGAAAACGGAGCAGTGCGGCACGCGTGGATCGGTGCCGACGTGGAGCCGATGAATCGCCAGATTCGCCGCCGGAGCGACGTCCGTATCGCGCGGGTGGTGCCGGGCTCACCCGCGGACCGAGCCGGCCTGCGCGTGGGAATGGTGGTATCGAGCGCCGCCGGCCGAGAGATCCGCACTCCGCTGGACTGGCAGGCGGCGATGCTGCGGAGCCGGGTGGGAGAACCGATGGAGATCGTGGTCTCCGAGCCGCGGAGCGCTACCTTCCGGGTGGTCCCGGCCGACCTTCCCTCGGTCAGTGCCGAGCGAATTCAGGCCCTGAACGGCTTCCAGCTGATCACTGTGACGCCGGCGATTCAGGCGGAGCGTGGAGTGCGGAGCGACCAGGGAGCACTGATCGTCGATCTGCCGGAAAACGCACAGGGATTGGGGCTGCGTGAGGGAGACGTCATTCTACAGATCAACCGCATGCGGATACGCTCGGCGGAAGAGGCGGCGGCCGCGCTGCAGAGCGTGGGGCGCGGCGCCGTCATCATGTACTTCGAGCGTAACGGCCAGCTGGGCTCGGCCCAGTTCCTCATTCGCTGA